The sequence below is a genomic window from Phoenix dactylifera cultivar Barhee BC4 chromosome 8, palm_55x_up_171113_PBpolish2nd_filt_p, whole genome shotgun sequence.
AAAAGTTTGAGCATTCATCCCAGCACCTGTGGCTCCAAATGCAGTATTTGGGAAGCAATTGGTATTGTAGTGTTGCTGGGCACAACCTCCTACCTGCTGTGGTTGAACACTCCCAGAAAACGAGCCAAAGACGGCATTTCCAGCCCCTGGCACATTGACCCCTGTAGGATAAGTAGCAGCTTGAGGCACCAGCATATATCCTGCTTGGTATGAAGGATTTATTGTGCAATGGAACTGATTCCAGTAAACACAGGCCTCctgtctttctttttcctgtcGTAACCGAATGCGATATTTCTGCATTAAAAAAATGCATCAAAGAGTTCTATTACTGATCATATATTTGGCAAGTACAGAAGTAATGGACTATTGTGAGACATTTTGTAATATGCTacactttttttttcaattatttgCATGATAGATACAACATATTACTTAATAGTTAAGGCCATACATTTAGAAGTTGGGAATAATTTAGAATTACGAGagctaaataaattaaaaaaaagtaagaaaTATCAAATAAGCCAGTGCATGAGAGAAGACGAGATAAACAACCAACTTGCATCCAAACACCAGCTGCATGCATGTTAAAAGGTGCAATCGCCACGTGGCATGCAAAAAGCTAGCATCATGATGATGCCGCTAAGAAGGTCGTTGACTTTGAAGATGGGAATCCTTTCAGCTAAAATTTTGAAAGATGGTAAGCTATGGATATCAATATGTGGAAACGAGTCAAAGAGAAACATTGACCCAAGATTTGCTTTCAATACATCTGTTTTCCTCGGAGAAGAGAATAAGAGAAAGCAGACACCAGACCTGCAAATGGCTGCCTACGTGGTGCCTGTCGATGCCCTCAACATTCATAAGCTCGGCTATCTTACTTGGGATAGCTTGTTCTGCatggaaaaaaagaaggaaagataatATTTGGATGAATTTTAGTCCAAAACATATTCAATGAAAGTGCACTGCATCATTTAAAGCATGCATAACGGATAAAGAAACCTATTCCTAGATATGCAATGGCTCCTTCGAATTTTCTATTCAGCTCGGGGGTCCAAATGACACGAGGCTTCTTTGGTGTTGCTGGATCATCTTCTTGTTCCAGGACTTGCTTCATTTTAGCCTTGTAAGAACCATGATCATCAATTGTAATAACCTTGCATGCAGCTCGATCATCAGGAGCTCTAGAATCAGAAACTAGGGGAGCCTTTCCTTTTTCACTCTCGCGACGCAACCTTTTAATTTCCTTCTCATCAGAGAATTTTTTCCAGATTACATGAATCCACAAGTTTCTAACTAGATCGATGCTCATCGGCTTGGGAAGAAAATAGCATGCTCCTTCTCGGATCCCTTTCATCATTACTTCCATTGTTGCATCGATCGACATCACTGTGTACAAGAGAGATAATGTCAAACAAAAACAATTTTAAGATAGGAACGAAATTTAATGGTCAAGGTAGCATTGTGCATACAAATGACAGGAATTCCCAATTTTTTCTTGACAATCTTTAGAAGTTCATAACCATTCATATCTGGCATTTCGAGATCGGTCAGAAGAAGATCGAATTTGTCTGGTTGGTCTAGAAGAATTGATAGCGCTGAGATGGGGCTATTGCATGCAGTCACTGCAAGGGATAATTACAAAGAATATAAGATTCAAGACAATAGTTTATTAGCAGTCAAAGTAATTAGAAAGCTCCAAATTAATGCAATATGATAAATGAGTCTTTATGCAGTTAACTCCATGTGCATGAACCTCTTAATCAtcaattttaaaataatctgAATTTATTTCAGTCATTATAGAATCCAATGAACCAAATAAGTAAAATTATTCTCAGAAAAATCAGACTTTCTTGACAACTATTATAGTTAATCTTAAATAAAATCTAATACACAGCGAATCTGAATATTACTTGgatattacaaaataaaaaagcTCTTTCTAAATTCGAGCTCACAAAGTTCAATAATATGATATCTTCTAATAGAAGGAAACACTAAATGGTGCaaaaccattagtttctttctaaaGAACTGGTTTCTTTGTTAACTTCAGACGAGTCTTACAAACCTcttatagaaaaaaaatgagTCTTTTATGAATGCTTGTGTCAATCTAAAAAGAAGAGACTCATGTATAATCTCCACGCATACCTTTATAATGGCATGATAAAAACATCATTTCAAGCAAGCCAAGgaatgtatcatcatcatctacAAGCATAAGATGGAGACCACTTGGAAAAATACTTTTGATCATGTCTTCATCCATGGTGTTGGAAAGAAGaacaaggagaagaagagaagagacttATATTTGAGAAGAGATGTTTCCTGAGTGTGGCTATTTATAGAATACCCGGAAGAAAAGTAGTAGAATCAGAACAGTTTTTGtatcctttcttttattttcggtATGCA
It includes:
- the LOC103704970 gene encoding two-component response regulator ORR24-like, encoding MSIDATMEVMMKGIREGACYFLPKPMSIDLVRNLWIHVIWKKFSDEKEIKRLRRESEKGKAPLVSDSRAPDDRAACKVITIDDHGSYKAKMKQVLEQEDDPATPKKPRVIWTPELNRKFEGAIAYLGIEQAIPSKIAELMNVEGIDRHHVGSHLQKYRIRLRQEKERQEACVYWNQFHCTINPSYQAGYMLVPQAATYPTGVNVPGAGNAVFGSFSGSVQPQQVGGCAQQHYNTNCFPNTAFGATGAGMNAQTFSSNPAQNIREENTVSMTEFAAFNNNFQAPGTSTPGYHAADGLAPSGLLMDSIQPLPTNMGQENPGVHEAASSSMPIEDGDIEKFIEELLKED